One genomic window of Hymenobacter sp. J193 includes the following:
- a CDS encoding M42 family metallopeptidase, whose product MRPESFDFLQKYLNNSSPTGFEKEGQKIWLDYLKPYIDDYFVDTYGTVVGVINPEAEYKVVIEAHADEISYFVNFITESGFLYLRRNGGSDPLVAPSKRVNIHTNKGIVKAVFGWPAIHVRKTEQDKAPTIETVFLDCGASSKEEVEQMGIHVGSVVTFEDEFMVLNDKFYVGRALDNRVGGFMIAEVARMLKENGKKLPFGLYIVNAVQEEIGLRGAEMIAHRINPDVAIITDVTHDTQSPMYEKKTSGDIFCGKGPVITYGPAVQNNLRDLIIETAQKAEIPFQRAAATRATGTDTDAFAYSGAGVASALISLPLKYMHTTVETVHKDDVESVTQLIYETLLRIEDKHDFRYFS is encoded by the coding sequence ATGCGTCCAGAAAGCTTCGATTTTCTTCAAAAATATCTGAACAACTCCTCTCCTACCGGCTTCGAGAAAGAAGGCCAGAAAATCTGGCTCGATTACCTCAAGCCCTACATCGACGACTACTTCGTGGATACTTACGGCACGGTGGTGGGCGTTATCAATCCCGAGGCCGAGTACAAAGTAGTGATTGAGGCTCACGCCGACGAAATCAGCTACTTTGTGAACTTCATTACGGAGTCCGGCTTTTTGTATCTGCGGCGAAATGGCGGATCTGACCCGCTGGTGGCCCCCAGCAAGCGGGTAAACATCCACACCAACAAGGGCATTGTGAAGGCGGTGTTCGGCTGGCCGGCCATTCACGTGCGCAAAACGGAGCAGGATAAAGCCCCTACCATCGAAACCGTATTCCTGGACTGCGGCGCTTCCAGCAAGGAGGAAGTAGAGCAGATGGGCATTCATGTGGGCTCCGTCGTCACGTTCGAGGACGAATTCATGGTGCTCAACGACAAATTCTACGTGGGCCGGGCGCTGGACAACCGCGTAGGCGGCTTCATGATTGCCGAAGTAGCCCGCATGCTCAAGGAAAACGGCAAAAAACTGCCCTTCGGCCTCTACATCGTGAATGCGGTGCAGGAGGAAATTGGCCTGCGTGGGGCCGAGATGATTGCCCACCGCATCAACCCCGACGTGGCTATTATAACCGACGTGACCCACGATACCCAGTCGCCGATGTACGAGAAGAAGACCTCCGGCGACATTTTCTGCGGCAAAGGCCCGGTAATTACCTATGGCCCCGCCGTCCAGAACAACCTGCGGGACCTCATCATTGAAACTGCCCAAAAGGCTGAAATTCCTTTCCAGCGCGCCGCCGCTACCCGCGCCACTGGCACCGATACCGACGCTTTTGCTTACTCCGGCGCCGGCGTGGCCTCGGCCCTCATTTCGCTACCCCTCAAGTACATGCACACCACCGTCGAGACCGTACACAAGGACGACGTGGAGAGCGTAACCCAGCTTATTTACGAGACGCTCCTGCGCATTGAGGACAAGCACGATTTCCGCTACTTCAGCTAA
- a CDS encoding lysophospholipid acyltransferase family protein: MSSPVAAATYPWYFRPLDWLLRATAALPLPLLYGLAEVLYFLMAYVLRYRQRVVLENLRNSFPEKTEAEHRQLARRFYRHFAQLMVEILWLRQATPAQLNRRVEYPNKHVITDRLKEGKSLLALGSHAGNWEWILTSGQLQLDVPAVGVYQPLNNAFFDEFMYKLRTRTGAELVTMRETIRYMAATRNRQKVLSMLSDQSPSNPTNRYWTELLHQDTAFYTGADRLAAHFQMPVVYVSIQRVRRGYYRIVLEELFDGQSPLNPDQHQITEAFARALERDIQRAPADYLWSHRRWKHKR, from the coding sequence ATGAGTTCACCCGTTGCTGCGGCAACTTACCCGTGGTATTTCCGGCCCCTCGACTGGCTGTTACGCGCTACAGCTGCTCTGCCGCTGCCGCTGTTGTACGGCCTGGCCGAAGTGCTTTATTTTCTGATGGCTTACGTGCTGCGCTACCGGCAGCGGGTGGTACTGGAGAACCTGCGCAATTCTTTCCCGGAAAAAACTGAGGCGGAGCACCGGCAGCTGGCCCGGCGGTTTTACCGGCACTTTGCCCAGCTGATGGTGGAAATACTGTGGCTGCGCCAGGCTACCCCCGCCCAGCTTAACCGCCGGGTGGAGTATCCCAACAAGCACGTTATTACGGACCGGCTCAAGGAAGGCAAGTCACTGCTGGCCCTGGGCTCCCATGCCGGCAACTGGGAGTGGATTCTGACTTCCGGGCAGTTGCAGCTGGATGTACCGGCCGTGGGCGTGTACCAGCCGCTGAACAACGCGTTTTTCGACGAGTTCATGTACAAGCTGCGCACCCGCACCGGGGCCGAGCTGGTGACCATGCGCGAAACCATCCGCTACATGGCCGCTACCCGCAACCGGCAGAAGGTGCTCAGCATGCTCTCCGACCAGAGCCCCAGCAACCCCACCAACCGCTACTGGACAGAGCTGCTGCACCAGGATACGGCTTTCTACACTGGTGCCGACCGGCTAGCAGCGCATTTCCAGATGCCGGTGGTGTACGTGAGCATCCAGCGGGTGCGGCGCGGCTACTACCGCATTGTGCTGGAAGAGCTGTTCGATGGACAGTCCCCGCTAAACCCGGATCAGCACCAGATAACCGAAGCCTTTGCCCGCGCCCTGGAGCGCGACATCCAGCGCGCCCCAGCCGACTACCTCTGGTCGCACCGCCGCTGGAAACACAAGCGGTAA
- a CDS encoding WbqC family protein, with the protein MPVLFELQYNPPAAFFAELPGNDMLLLERHEHYHKQTYRNRCLILTAQGVQPLTVPVVDGNRSEKVLISALEIDYRQNWVHRHWRTLQTAYGSSPYFAYYADYLHDIYVQKIPLLFDLNLALLHLHLRCLRLRIPVEFTAAYHPTYSPTAVRDRRDWLTPKAPISPEPDRTSVRPYPQTFGAPFVSGLSILDLLFMQGPAAGSFLV; encoded by the coding sequence ATGCCCGTTTTGTTTGAACTCCAATATAATCCGCCCGCGGCATTTTTTGCCGAGCTGCCTGGCAATGATATGCTCCTGCTGGAACGCCACGAGCACTACCACAAGCAAACCTACCGCAACCGCTGCCTGATTCTCACGGCCCAGGGCGTGCAGCCGCTCACCGTGCCCGTTGTTGATGGCAACCGTAGCGAAAAAGTCCTTATTAGCGCGCTGGAAATCGACTATCGGCAGAACTGGGTGCACCGCCACTGGCGCACCTTGCAAACCGCCTACGGCAGTAGCCCGTATTTTGCCTACTACGCCGACTATCTGCACGATATTTACGTACAGAAAATACCGTTACTTTTCGACCTGAACCTGGCGCTGCTGCACCTGCATCTGCGTTGCCTGCGGCTTCGGATTCCCGTGGAATTCACCGCCGCTTATCACCCCACCTACTCCCCCACTGCCGTGCGCGACCGGCGCGACTGGCTGACACCCAAAGCTCCTATTTCCCCGGAACCTGACAGGACGTCGGTACGCCCCTATCCCCAAACGTTTGGCGCACCGTTTGTATCTGGCCTGAGCATCCTGGACCTGCTGTTTATGCAGGGTCCGGCCGCCGGCAGTTTTCTCGTGTAG
- a CDS encoding acyl-CoA carboxylase subunit beta: protein MSDLHAEAQLSKTEILARKNAEALLGGGQDRIDAQHKRGKLTARERIDLLLDEGSFEEIGKFVMHRTKDFGLDKEYYLGDGVVTGYGTVNGRLVYVFSQDFTVFGGSLSETYANKIVKIMDLALQNGAPLLGFNDSGGARIQEGVLSLAGYSDIFYKNTLASGVIPQLSAIMGPCAGGAAYSPAITDFILMVENTSYMFVTGPNVVKTVTHESVTSEELGGANTHSSRSGVTHFACANEIACITRLKQLLSYMPQNCEETAPALPYEPADELRPLLDSIVPENPNQPYDMREVIAGIIDADSFLEVHENFAENIVVGFARLGGRSIGIVGNQPAVLAGVLDINASTKAARFVRFCDSFNIPLLVLEDVPGFLPGTEQEWRGIITNGAKLLYAFCEATVPRITVITRKAYGGAYAVMNSKHIGADMNYAWPTAEIAVMGAKGAAEIIFKREIAQAEDPEAKLQEKVDDYQQKFATPYRAAHHGFIDEVILPSETRQKLIRAFKMLENKVATLPRKKHGNIPL, encoded by the coding sequence ATGTCCGATCTACACGCTGAAGCCCAACTAAGCAAAACCGAAATTCTCGCCCGTAAAAACGCTGAAGCCCTGCTTGGTGGCGGCCAGGACCGCATTGATGCTCAGCACAAAAGAGGCAAGCTCACGGCCCGGGAGCGGATTGATTTGCTGCTGGATGAAGGCTCCTTTGAAGAAATTGGCAAATTCGTAATGCATCGCACCAAGGACTTTGGCCTCGATAAGGAATACTATTTGGGCGACGGGGTCGTGACGGGATACGGCACCGTCAATGGCCGGCTGGTATACGTTTTTTCGCAGGATTTCACGGTGTTCGGCGGCTCACTAAGCGAAACCTACGCCAACAAGATTGTTAAAATCATGGATCTGGCCCTCCAGAACGGCGCGCCGCTCCTTGGCTTCAACGACTCTGGTGGAGCACGTATCCAGGAAGGCGTGCTAAGTTTGGCGGGTTATTCCGACATATTCTACAAGAATACCCTGGCCTCGGGTGTGATACCGCAGCTGTCGGCCATTATGGGGCCGTGCGCGGGCGGCGCGGCCTACTCCCCTGCCATTACCGACTTTATCCTGATGGTCGAAAATACGAGCTATATGTTCGTGACCGGGCCAAACGTAGTGAAAACGGTAACCCACGAAAGCGTTACCAGCGAGGAGCTGGGTGGGGCCAACACGCACTCAAGCCGTAGCGGCGTTACGCACTTTGCCTGCGCCAACGAAATTGCCTGCATTACCCGGCTCAAGCAGCTACTGAGCTATATGCCTCAGAACTGCGAAGAAACGGCCCCGGCCCTCCCCTACGAGCCGGCGGATGAACTGCGCCCTCTGCTGGACAGCATCGTGCCCGAAAACCCCAATCAGCCCTACGATATGCGCGAAGTAATTGCGGGCATCATCGACGCTGACTCCTTTTTAGAAGTGCACGAAAACTTTGCCGAGAATATTGTCGTTGGGTTTGCCCGGCTGGGTGGGCGTAGCATCGGCATCGTGGGCAACCAGCCCGCGGTACTGGCCGGGGTGCTCGATATCAATGCCTCCACCAAAGCCGCACGTTTCGTGCGCTTTTGCGACTCCTTCAACATTCCGCTGCTAGTGCTGGAAGACGTGCCCGGCTTCCTGCCCGGTACTGAGCAGGAATGGCGCGGCATTATCACCAACGGCGCCAAGCTGCTGTATGCCTTCTGCGAAGCTACCGTGCCGCGCATCACCGTCATTACCCGCAAAGCCTACGGCGGCGCCTATGCCGTAATGAACAGCAAGCACATCGGGGCGGATATGAACTATGCCTGGCCCACGGCTGAAATTGCCGTAATGGGAGCCAAAGGCGCGGCCGAAATCATCTTCAAACGGGAAATTGCCCAGGCCGAAGACCCCGAAGCCAAGCTGCAGGAGAAGGTGGACGACTACCAGCAAAAGTTTGCTACACCTTACCGTGCCGCTCATCACGGGTTTATAGACGAAGTAATTCTGCCTTCCGAGACACGCCAGAAGCTGATCCGGGCGTTTAAGATGCTGGAAAACAAAGTGGCCACCCTGCCCCGTAAGAAGCACGGCAACATTCCGTTGTAG
- a CDS encoding ABC transporter substrate-binding protein, with amino-acid sequence METNRAEPAKKSDQSGRIRGSVVDQMNRRVELPFPPQRIVSLVPSQTELLFDLGLGNRIVGVTKFCLHPAEARKQAKVIGGTKNFHFEAIAVLKPDLIIGNKEENYQTGIEELAAQYPVWMSDINSLPDALDMIRRIGQLVEREEAAATLAASIQTSFDALPLPKEPLSAAYFIWRKPYMVAAAGTFIDDMLTRAGYQNVFGGLTRYPEITPERLQAAAPRQILLSSEPYPFGEKHVAEFQAICPEAEIRIVDGELFSWYGSRLQHSAGYFRQLRAR; translated from the coding sequence ATGGAGACGAACAGAGCCGAGCCGGCTAAAAAATCCGATCAATCCGGGCGAATTCGTGGTTCCGTCGTTGACCAGATGAACCGGCGCGTGGAGTTGCCTTTTCCTCCGCAGCGGATAGTATCCTTGGTCCCATCTCAGACCGAGCTATTGTTTGACCTGGGCCTGGGCAACCGGATAGTTGGCGTGACGAAGTTTTGCCTCCACCCCGCCGAGGCCCGCAAGCAGGCCAAAGTCATTGGCGGCACCAAGAACTTCCACTTTGAAGCCATTGCTGTCCTTAAGCCCGATTTGATTATTGGCAACAAGGAAGAGAACTACCAGACCGGTATCGAAGAGCTGGCTGCGCAATACCCCGTGTGGATGAGCGACATCAACTCCCTGCCTGATGCGTTGGACATGATTCGGCGCATTGGCCAACTGGTGGAGCGCGAGGAGGCCGCGGCTACACTGGCCGCCAGTATTCAGACCTCTTTCGACGCCCTGCCACTGCCGAAGGAGCCACTATCAGCCGCGTATTTCATCTGGCGCAAGCCCTACATGGTGGCCGCCGCCGGTACGTTCATTGATGACATGCTGACGCGGGCGGGCTACCAGAACGTGTTCGGTGGCCTCACCCGCTACCCCGAAATTACGCCGGAACGGCTGCAGGCCGCCGCACCCCGTCAGATTCTGCTGTCCTCTGAGCCCTACCCTTTCGGTGAAAAGCATGTGGCCGAGTTTCAAGCCATCTGCCCCGAGGCTGAAATCCGCATTGTAGACGGGGAACTGTTCAGCTGGTATGGCAGTCGGCTGCAGCATTCAGCCGGCTATTTCCGCCAGTTGCGGGCCAGATAA
- a CDS encoding T9SS type A sorting domain-containing protein translates to MVARRFALGMLGLTFATAAQAQLGTYSFGTTTPSTGDEATYAVDAQPTNATFSPISRGAGVTPSGAGGTFSALGWTLGATPDAADYFSFSVTPAADHKLDLTSITLDERRSGTGIGEWVLRSSLDNFTADLVKVTVPDENTIRNKKIDLPAAFMGLTSAVEFRFYGYKAEADAGTWRLDNIKVDGTVTGGGVVTPTAPVISFGTAAVTVEENVGKVNIPVKLSAASTQEITVDVVIATPAGTATSPDDFTFTKTTVTFPANSTAEKTVEVTIVDDNVQEAAETIILGLENAMPAEGATIASGTSTITISANDEPTVITLSTIASLTVNDAAGVPVQTGKTVSVRGVVYGTNTRTTGYQNVVLKDETGTIGLFSSLNVDEVAMLEEGDEVEVTGLLTQFNGLSQIALTAGTPAAEVPNAAIKVISKGATLAEARTITGPLTEADESDLVKVGPVMVVDAAKWVTNSTASGYSVDVKDAADNVYSVRINKGTTLYNTAAPTGAFTLMGVATQFDATSPYTEGYQIVPRRLADIVSIETANREPAFGRAVQLYPNPAANQLTLKLGTVGRGATVEVLSLLGQRISRTTATGNQAELNVAALQRGTYLVRITTNEGSVTRRFVKQ, encoded by the coding sequence ATGGTCGCACGGCGTTTTGCCCTCGGCATGCTCGGTCTCACGTTTGCTACGGCAGCTCAGGCGCAGCTTGGTACTTACTCTTTTGGCACGACCACGCCTTCTACGGGTGATGAGGCTACTTATGCTGTAGATGCTCAGCCCACGAATGCTACCTTCTCGCCTATTTCCCGCGGAGCCGGTGTAACGCCTTCAGGCGCGGGCGGCACGTTCTCAGCTCTCGGCTGGACGCTGGGAGCCACCCCCGATGCCGCTGACTATTTCTCCTTTTCTGTTACGCCCGCCGCTGATCATAAGCTGGATCTGACCAGCATCACGCTGGACGAGCGTCGTTCCGGTACTGGCATTGGGGAGTGGGTACTACGCTCCAGCCTGGATAATTTCACGGCTGACCTTGTCAAAGTAACCGTACCGGATGAGAATACTATTCGGAACAAGAAAATTGATCTGCCGGCCGCATTTATGGGCCTGACTTCCGCCGTGGAGTTCCGCTTCTACGGTTACAAAGCTGAAGCAGACGCGGGCACCTGGCGCCTTGATAACATCAAGGTAGACGGCACAGTAACTGGCGGCGGCGTGGTAACCCCCACCGCTCCGGTAATTTCCTTCGGTACGGCCGCCGTGACGGTGGAGGAAAACGTGGGCAAGGTGAATATTCCGGTGAAGCTGAGCGCTGCCAGCACCCAGGAAATTACCGTGGACGTGGTAATTGCCACGCCCGCCGGCACGGCCACGTCTCCCGACGACTTTACCTTCACCAAGACCACCGTTACGTTCCCCGCCAACTCCACCGCTGAGAAGACCGTGGAAGTAACCATCGTGGACGACAACGTGCAGGAGGCCGCCGAAACCATCATCCTCGGCCTGGAAAATGCTATGCCCGCTGAAGGCGCTACCATTGCCTCCGGCACCAGCACCATCACCATTTCGGCTAACGATGAGCCAACGGTTATTACGTTATCCACCATTGCTTCCCTGACGGTGAATGATGCTGCCGGCGTGCCCGTTCAGACTGGCAAAACTGTATCCGTACGGGGTGTGGTTTACGGTACCAATACCCGCACTACGGGTTATCAGAACGTTGTTCTCAAGGACGAAACCGGTACAATCGGCCTGTTCTCTTCGCTGAATGTTGACGAGGTAGCCATGCTGGAAGAAGGTGACGAGGTAGAAGTAACCGGCCTGCTGACGCAGTTCAATGGCTTGAGCCAGATTGCTCTCACGGCTGGCACCCCAGCTGCCGAAGTACCAAACGCTGCCATTAAAGTCATCAGCAAAGGGGCTACGTTGGCAGAAGCTCGTACTATCACCGGCCCCTTGACGGAAGCTGACGAGTCGGATTTGGTGAAAGTAGGACCAGTAATGGTAGTAGATGCCGCTAAATGGGTAACTAACTCAACCGCTTCAGGTTACTCGGTTGATGTAAAGGATGCGGCTGACAATGTGTATTCCGTACGCATCAACAAAGGCACAACGCTATATAACACAGCGGCCCCTACTGGTGCTTTCACCCTGATGGGCGTTGCTACGCAGTTCGATGCCACGTCGCCTTATACGGAAGGCTACCAGATCGTACCTCGTCGCTTGGCCGATATCGTTTCCATCGAAACGGCCAACCGGGAGCCAGCCTTTGGCCGTGCGGTGCAGCTCTACCCCAACCCTGCCGCCAACCAGCTGACCCTGAAGCTGGGCACAGTTGGTCGCGGCGCCACGGTAGAAGTGCTAAGCCTACTGGGCCAGCGCATCAGCCGCACCACGGCCACCGGCAACCAGGCTGAGCTGAACGTGGCTGCCCTGCAGCGCGGCACTTACCTGGTGCGCATCACCACCAACGAAGGCTCAGTAACGCGTCGTTTCGTGAAGCAATAA
- a CDS encoding L-threonylcarbamoyladenylate synthase: protein MSATLLRIHPDNPPQNRIQQAVEVLRNGGVIIYPTDTIYGLGCDIHNARAVEKLCRIKGVKPDKANLSFICSDLSHITDYANGITTPVYKVLKKALPGPFTFIFEASTKAPKYGGVKRKTVGIRVPDHNICLALVRELGNPIVSTSVHDDDEILEYSTDPDLIFEKYRPLVDLVIDGGFGNNIASTVIDCTDEDFSIIRQGAGDIEQYL, encoded by the coding sequence ATGTCTGCCACGCTGCTCCGCATTCACCCCGATAACCCACCCCAGAACCGCATTCAGCAAGCCGTAGAGGTGCTGCGCAATGGCGGCGTCATCATCTACCCCACCGATACTATTTACGGGCTAGGGTGCGACATTCATAATGCCCGGGCCGTGGAGAAGCTCTGCCGCATCAAAGGCGTGAAGCCCGACAAAGCCAACCTGTCGTTTATCTGCTCCGACCTTTCGCACATCACGGACTACGCCAACGGCATTACCACGCCGGTATATAAAGTGCTGAAAAAAGCCCTGCCGGGCCCGTTCACGTTTATTTTTGAGGCCAGCACCAAAGCTCCCAAGTACGGCGGAGTGAAGCGCAAAACCGTGGGCATCCGCGTGCCCGACCACAACATCTGTCTGGCCTTGGTGCGGGAGTTGGGCAACCCCATCGTAAGCACCTCCGTGCACGACGACGACGAAATTCTGGAGTACAGCACCGACCCCGACCTCATTTTCGAGAAATACCGCCCCCTGGTAGACCTTGTTATTGACGGCGGCTTTGGCAACAACATAGCCAGCACCGTCATCGACTGTACCGACGAGGACTTCAGCATCATCCGCCAGGGCGCCGGCGACATTGAGCAGTATCTGTAG
- a CDS encoding ATP-dependent Clp protease ATP-binding subunit yields the protein MEAKFSNRVKEVISLSREEAIRLGHDYIGTEHLLLGMIREGEGTAIGLLKKLGISVDELKYALEQATRNTATQGTSITGSIPLTKQTEKVLKITYLEAKIFKSEIIGTEHLLLSILRDEDNISSQILAKFNVNYEAVRDSLDYRGNAAGPSAGPSDTDDDDNDKLFGSSSKSGSSAAAKKPGEKSRTPVLDNFGRDLTKLAEDDKLDPIVGREKEIERVAQILSRRKKNNPILIGEPGVGKTAIAEGLALRIIQKKVSRVLFNKRVVTLDLASLVAGTKYRGQFEERMKAVMNELEKSPDVILFIDELHTIVGAGGASGSLDASNMFKPALARGEIQCIGATTLDEYRQYIEKDGALARRFQMVMVDPTTPEETIEILHNIKDKYQDHHHVVYTDKAIEACVKLSDRYMSDRFLPDKAIDILDEAGARVHINNIVVPEDILKLEEQIENIKVEKNRVVKSQKYEEAAKLRDTEKKLIDQLDQAKKDWEEETKKKRYTVKEENVAEVIAMMTGIPVSRVAQNESSKLLKMGEELQGKVIGQDKAIKQLVKAIQRTRVGLKDPKKPIGSFVFLGPTGVGKTELAKVLATYLFDKEDSLVRIDMSEYMEKFSVSRLVGAPPGYVGYEEGGQLTEKIRRKPYSVILLDEIEKAHPDVYNLLLQVLDDGILTDGLGRKVDFRNTIIIMTSNIGARDLADFGAGIGFGTKARQENMDELTKGTITNALRKTFSPEFLNRLDDVIVFNSLEKSDIHKIIDISLSKLLSRVQTLGYRVELTEAAKDFVAEKGFDPKYGARPLNRAIQKYIEDPIAEEILKAQVVQGDVITADYEAGKDELNFSVSKSGEAPNLASDERPAEKPESGDDADAKK from the coding sequence ATGGAAGCTAAATTCTCAAATCGAGTCAAGGAGGTTATATCCTTGAGCCGGGAGGAAGCCATCCGGCTCGGGCATGACTATATTGGCACCGAACACCTATTGCTGGGCATGATTCGCGAAGGCGAAGGCACTGCCATCGGCTTGCTTAAAAAGCTGGGCATTTCCGTGGACGAGCTGAAGTATGCGCTGGAGCAGGCTACCCGCAACACGGCCACCCAGGGCACCAGCATCACCGGCTCTATCCCGCTCACAAAGCAGACCGAGAAGGTTCTCAAGATTACTTACCTGGAAGCCAAAATCTTTAAGAGCGAAATCATCGGCACGGAGCACTTGCTGCTTTCCATCCTGCGCGATGAGGACAACATCTCTTCCCAGATTCTGGCCAAGTTCAACGTTAACTACGAAGCAGTGCGCGACTCCCTCGACTACCGCGGCAACGCCGCCGGTCCCTCCGCCGGTCCTTCTGACACCGACGACGACGACAACGACAAACTCTTTGGTTCTTCTTCGAAGTCGGGCAGCAGCGCGGCCGCCAAGAAGCCCGGCGAGAAGTCGCGCACTCCGGTGCTCGACAACTTTGGCCGCGACCTGACCAAGCTGGCCGAAGACGACAAGCTCGACCCCATTGTGGGCCGCGAAAAGGAAATTGAGCGCGTAGCCCAGATTCTGAGCCGCCGCAAGAAAAACAACCCCATCCTCATTGGTGAGCCCGGCGTAGGTAAAACGGCCATTGCCGAAGGCCTCGCCCTGCGTATCATTCAGAAGAAAGTGTCGCGCGTGCTCTTCAACAAGCGCGTCGTTACGCTGGATCTGGCCTCGCTGGTAGCCGGCACCAAGTACCGCGGTCAGTTTGAGGAGCGCATGAAGGCCGTGATGAACGAGCTGGAAAAGTCGCCCGACGTGATTCTGTTCATTGACGAGCTGCACACCATCGTGGGCGCCGGCGGTGCCAGCGGCTCGCTCGATGCTTCGAACATGTTCAAGCCGGCCCTGGCCCGCGGCGAAATTCAATGCATCGGAGCTACCACGCTGGACGAGTACCGGCAGTATATCGAGAAGGACGGCGCCCTGGCTCGTCGTTTCCAGATGGTGATGGTGGACCCCACCACGCCCGAGGAAACCATCGAAATCCTGCACAACATCAAGGACAAGTACCAGGACCACCACCACGTAGTGTACACCGACAAGGCCATTGAGGCCTGCGTGAAGCTGTCGGACCGCTACATGTCGGACCGGTTCCTGCCCGACAAGGCCATCGACATTCTCGATGAAGCCGGCGCCCGCGTGCACATCAACAACATTGTGGTGCCCGAGGATATTCTCAAGCTCGAAGAGCAGATTGAGAACATCAAGGTGGAGAAGAACCGCGTGGTGAAGTCGCAGAAATACGAGGAAGCCGCCAAGCTGCGCGACACGGAGAAGAAGCTGATTGATCAGCTCGACCAGGCCAAAAAGGACTGGGAAGAGGAGACCAAGAAGAAACGCTACACCGTGAAGGAGGAAAACGTGGCCGAGGTTATTGCCATGATGACCGGAATTCCCGTGAGCCGCGTAGCCCAGAACGAAAGCTCCAAGCTCCTGAAAATGGGCGAAGAGCTGCAGGGCAAGGTAATCGGGCAGGACAAGGCCATCAAGCAACTGGTGAAAGCCATCCAGCGCACCCGCGTGGGCTTGAAAGACCCCAAGAAGCCCATCGGCTCGTTCGTATTCCTGGGCCCGACCGGCGTAGGCAAAACGGAGCTGGCCAAGGTGCTGGCTACCTACCTCTTCGACAAGGAAGATTCGCTGGTGCGGATTGACATGTCGGAGTACATGGAGAAATTCAGTGTCTCGCGCCTGGTGGGCGCACCTCCCGGCTACGTGGGTTACGAAGAAGGCGGCCAGCTGACGGAGAAAATCCGCCGCAAGCCTTACTCGGTTATTCTGCTCGACGAAATCGAGAAGGCGCACCCGGATGTGTACAACCTGCTGCTGCAGGTGCTTGACGACGGTATCCTGACCGACGGCCTGGGCCGCAAGGTGGACTTCCGCAACACCATCATCATCATGACCTCCAACATCGGGGCGCGTGATCTGGCGGACTTCGGCGCGGGCATCGGCTTCGGCACCAAGGCGCGACAGGAAAACATGGACGAGCTGACGAAGGGCACTATCACCAACGCCCTGCGCAAAACCTTCTCGCCCGAGTTCCTGAACCGCTTGGATGATGTTATCGTCTTCAACTCCCTGGAGAAGTCGGATATTCACAAGATCATCGACATCAGCCTCAGCAAGCTCCTCTCGCGGGTGCAGACGCTGGGCTACCGTGTAGAGCTGACCGAAGCTGCCAAGGACTTCGTAGCCGAAAAAGGCTTCGACCCCAAGTACGGTGCGCGTCCGCTCAACCGGGCCATCCAGAAGTACATCGAAGACCCGATTGCGGAGGAAATCCTCAAAGCCCAGGTGGTGCAGGGCGACGTTATCACGGCCGACTACGAAGCCGGCAAGGATGAGTTGAACTTCTCTGTCAGCAAGAGTGGCGAGGCGCCTAATCTGGCCAGCGACGAGCGGCCCGCCGAGAAGCCCGAGTCGGGCGACGATGCGGACGCGAAGAAATAA